One segment of Drosophila ananassae strain 14024-0371.13 chromosome 3R, ASM1763931v2, whole genome shotgun sequence DNA contains the following:
- the LOC6497130 gene encoding beta-1,4-glucuronyltransferase 1 isoform X2: MPSARTVLLEKSMAEHSLVKMDSTKSCNMRFEPLGQKMFTRRNWLLRCSILINVAVILYIGSQLMIGGGNNFTNGGSFLLQDQQAASIVQVAPGSSAAQVQQPQVTPKNQNVEIFESEEKSLANLNAQAAVAGPVAPASDAAAAPLLTNGSGGGAAALADPAQVVDNIAGGGAAAPLGGNPEVNNTQSDGYIVTGDEKELEERVRSLINCYDHDYHQQTLQRGDFWVLQNYVQAEHGEVKCHESITYTTHADYTFLDNLVPLLERWNAPVSIAMHAPGTDFQPTVDSIRYLRDCLPNSHLVRAYTTFHIYFGTKHIPKSVPKPHDVLKTGYNCTLPPPYFNVSSGHLYKAQKKLLYPVNVGRNIARDAALTHFILASDIELYPNPGLVKKFLEMIARNEQYLRRKAPRVFPLAIFEVEENSPVPHDKTELQEFLRTGKAIPFHKRVCASCHGVPKSKEWMSANETDDLSVFHIGKRTGYYVHWEPIYIGTHADPHYDERLSWEGKSDKMPQGYALCVLDYEFHILDNAFLVHKPGIKVLKKDNRRAMLSGKTNQLIRKIIYPELKIMYGMRKGCAI, from the exons ATGCCGAGTGCTCGTACAGTTCTATTGGAAAAGTCCATGGCTGAACATTCGCTTGTGAAAATGGATTCTACTAAAAG CTGCAACATGCGTTTCGAACCTTTGGGCCAGAAAATGTTCACACGCCGCAACTGGCTGCTCCGCTGCAGCATTCTCATCAATGTGGCAGTGATCCTGTACATTGGCAGCCAGTTGATGATTGGTGGCGGTAACAACTTTACAAACGGAGGGAGCTTTCTGCTGCAGGATCAGCAGGCGGCTTCCATCGTGCAGGTGGCACCAGGATCTTCGGCGGCACAAGTCCAACAGCCACAAGTCACGCCAAAAAACCAGAAT GTTGAAATCTTCGAGTCTGAGGAGAAATCGCTGGCTAATCTCAATGCTCAAGCTGCGGTGGCAGGACCAGTAGCACCGGCGTCTGATGCTGCAGCGGCTCCGCTCCTGACCAATGGCAGTGGCGGTGGAGCTGCTGCCCTGGCGGATCCCGCCCAGGTGGTCGACAATattgctggaggaggagcGGCTGCGCCACTGGGGGGTAACCCGGAGGTGAACAACACACAGTCCGATGGCTATATAGTCACTGGCGACGAGAAGGAGCTTGAAGAGCGGGTGCGCTCCTTGATCAACTGTTACGACCACGACTACCACCAACAGACCCTGCAACGGGGCGACTTCTGGGTCCTGCAGAACTACGTCCAGGCGGAGCACGGAGAAGTTAAGTGCCATGAGTCGATCACCTACACGACTCACGCCGACTACACCTTCCTGGACAACCTTGTGCCACTGCTGGAGCGCTGGAACGCCCCGGTGAGCATCGCCATGCATGCGCCCGGCACTGACTTCCAGCCTACTGTGGACTCGATCCGGTATTTGCGGGACTGTCTACCCAATAGCCACCTGGTGCGGGCCTACACCACCTTCCACATCTACTTCGGCACCAAGCACATCCCCAAATCGGTGCCCAAGCCTCATGACGTACTGAAGACGGGCTACAACTGCACGCTTCCGCCTCCGTACTTCAACGTCAGCTCTGGCCACCTTTACAAGGCTCAGAAGAAGCTTCTGTATCCGGTGAACGTGGGTCGCAATATTGCTCGCGATGCGGCTCTAACCCACTTTATCCTGGCCTCTGACATTGAGCTGTACCCGAACCCGGGGCTTGTGAAAAAGTTTCTTGAGATGATTGCCCGCAACGAGCAGTACTTGAGGCGCAAGGCTCCCAG AGTGTTTCCTCTGGCCATTTTCGAAGTGGAAGAGAACTCTCCAGTTCCTCATGACAAGACCGAACTGCAGGAGTTCCTTCGCACTGGCAAAGCCATACCCTTCCACAAACGCGTTTGTGCCAGTTGCCACGGTGTGCCAAAGTCCAAGGAATGGATGTCGGCCAATGAGACAGACGATCTCAGTGTGTTCCACATAG GCAAACGCACTGGATACTACGTGCACTGGGAGCCGATCTACATTGGCACACATGCTGATCCGCATTACGACGAACGGCTCAGCTGGGAGGGAAAGAGCGACAAGATGCCCCAG GGCTATGCGCTATGCGTTCTGGACTACGAATTCCACATACTAGACAACGCATTCCTGGTGCACAAGCCTGGCATCAAAGTGTTGAAGAAGGACAACCGACGGGCCATGCTGTCGGGCAAGACGAACCAACTGATCAGAAAGATCATCTATccagaactgaaaataatGTACGGCATGCGCAAGGGATGTGCGATATAG
- the LOC6497130 gene encoding beta-1,4-glucuronyltransferase 1 isoform X3, producing the protein MRFEPLGQKMFTRRNWLLRCSILINVAVILYIGSQLMIGGGNNFTNGGSFLLQDQQAASIVQVAPGSSAAQVQQPQVTPKNQNQVEIFESEEKSLANLNAQAAVAGPVAPASDAAAAPLLTNGSGGGAAALADPAQVVDNIAGGGAAAPLGGNPEVNNTQSDGYIVTGDEKELEERVRSLINCYDHDYHQQTLQRGDFWVLQNYVQAEHGEVKCHESITYTTHADYTFLDNLVPLLERWNAPVSIAMHAPGTDFQPTVDSIRYLRDCLPNSHLVRAYTTFHIYFGTKHIPKSVPKPHDVLKTGYNCTLPPPYFNVSSGHLYKAQKKLLYPVNVGRNIARDAALTHFILASDIELYPNPGLVKKFLEMIARNEQYLRRKAPRVFPLAIFEVEENSPVPHDKTELQEFLRTGKAIPFHKRVCASCHGVPKSKEWMSANETDDLSVFHIGKRTGYYVHWEPIYIGTHADPHYDERLSWEGKSDKMPQGYALCVLDYEFHILDNAFLVHKPGIKVLKKDNRRAMLSGKTNQLIRKIIYPELKIMYGMRKGCAI; encoded by the exons ATGCGTTTCGAACCTTTGGGCCAGAAAATGTTCACACGCCGCAACTGGCTGCTCCGCTGCAGCATTCTCATCAATGTGGCAGTGATCCTGTACATTGGCAGCCAGTTGATGATTGGTGGCGGTAACAACTTTACAAACGGAGGGAGCTTTCTGCTGCAGGATCAGCAGGCGGCTTCCATCGTGCAGGTGGCACCAGGATCTTCGGCGGCACAAGTCCAACAGCCACAAGTCACGCCAAAAAACCAGAAT CAGGTTGAAATCTTCGAGTCTGAGGAGAAATCGCTGGCTAATCTCAATGCTCAAGCTGCGGTGGCAGGACCAGTAGCACCGGCGTCTGATGCTGCAGCGGCTCCGCTCCTGACCAATGGCAGTGGCGGTGGAGCTGCTGCCCTGGCGGATCCCGCCCAGGTGGTCGACAATattgctggaggaggagcGGCTGCGCCACTGGGGGGTAACCCGGAGGTGAACAACACACAGTCCGATGGCTATATAGTCACTGGCGACGAGAAGGAGCTTGAAGAGCGGGTGCGCTCCTTGATCAACTGTTACGACCACGACTACCACCAACAGACCCTGCAACGGGGCGACTTCTGGGTCCTGCAGAACTACGTCCAGGCGGAGCACGGAGAAGTTAAGTGCCATGAGTCGATCACCTACACGACTCACGCCGACTACACCTTCCTGGACAACCTTGTGCCACTGCTGGAGCGCTGGAACGCCCCGGTGAGCATCGCCATGCATGCGCCCGGCACTGACTTCCAGCCTACTGTGGACTCGATCCGGTATTTGCGGGACTGTCTACCCAATAGCCACCTGGTGCGGGCCTACACCACCTTCCACATCTACTTCGGCACCAAGCACATCCCCAAATCGGTGCCCAAGCCTCATGACGTACTGAAGACGGGCTACAACTGCACGCTTCCGCCTCCGTACTTCAACGTCAGCTCTGGCCACCTTTACAAGGCTCAGAAGAAGCTTCTGTATCCGGTGAACGTGGGTCGCAATATTGCTCGCGATGCGGCTCTAACCCACTTTATCCTGGCCTCTGACATTGAGCTGTACCCGAACCCGGGGCTTGTGAAAAAGTTTCTTGAGATGATTGCCCGCAACGAGCAGTACTTGAGGCGCAAGGCTCCCAG AGTGTTTCCTCTGGCCATTTTCGAAGTGGAAGAGAACTCTCCAGTTCCTCATGACAAGACCGAACTGCAGGAGTTCCTTCGCACTGGCAAAGCCATACCCTTCCACAAACGCGTTTGTGCCAGTTGCCACGGTGTGCCAAAGTCCAAGGAATGGATGTCGGCCAATGAGACAGACGATCTCAGTGTGTTCCACATAG GCAAACGCACTGGATACTACGTGCACTGGGAGCCGATCTACATTGGCACACATGCTGATCCGCATTACGACGAACGGCTCAGCTGGGAGGGAAAGAGCGACAAGATGCCCCAG GGCTATGCGCTATGCGTTCTGGACTACGAATTCCACATACTAGACAACGCATTCCTGGTGCACAAGCCTGGCATCAAAGTGTTGAAGAAGGACAACCGACGGGCCATGCTGTCGGGCAAGACGAACCAACTGATCAGAAAGATCATCTATccagaactgaaaataatGTACGGCATGCGCAAGGGATGTGCGATATAG
- the LOC6497130 gene encoding beta-1,4-glucuronyltransferase 1 isoform X1 — protein sequence MAEHSLVKMDSTKSCNMRFEPLGQKMFTRRNWLLRCSILINVAVILYIGSQLMIGGGNNFTNGGSFLLQDQQAASIVQVAPGSSAAQVQQPQVTPKNQNQVEIFESEEKSLANLNAQAAVAGPVAPASDAAAAPLLTNGSGGGAAALADPAQVVDNIAGGGAAAPLGGNPEVNNTQSDGYIVTGDEKELEERVRSLINCYDHDYHQQTLQRGDFWVLQNYVQAEHGEVKCHESITYTTHADYTFLDNLVPLLERWNAPVSIAMHAPGTDFQPTVDSIRYLRDCLPNSHLVRAYTTFHIYFGTKHIPKSVPKPHDVLKTGYNCTLPPPYFNVSSGHLYKAQKKLLYPVNVGRNIARDAALTHFILASDIELYPNPGLVKKFLEMIARNEQYLRRKAPRVFPLAIFEVEENSPVPHDKTELQEFLRTGKAIPFHKRVCASCHGVPKSKEWMSANETDDLSVFHIGKRTGYYVHWEPIYIGTHADPHYDERLSWEGKSDKMPQGYALCVLDYEFHILDNAFLVHKPGIKVLKKDNRRAMLSGKTNQLIRKIIYPELKIMYGMRKGCAI from the exons ATGGCTGAACATTCGCTTGTGAAAATGGATTCTACTAAAAG CTGCAACATGCGTTTCGAACCTTTGGGCCAGAAAATGTTCACACGCCGCAACTGGCTGCTCCGCTGCAGCATTCTCATCAATGTGGCAGTGATCCTGTACATTGGCAGCCAGTTGATGATTGGTGGCGGTAACAACTTTACAAACGGAGGGAGCTTTCTGCTGCAGGATCAGCAGGCGGCTTCCATCGTGCAGGTGGCACCAGGATCTTCGGCGGCACAAGTCCAACAGCCACAAGTCACGCCAAAAAACCAGAAT CAGGTTGAAATCTTCGAGTCTGAGGAGAAATCGCTGGCTAATCTCAATGCTCAAGCTGCGGTGGCAGGACCAGTAGCACCGGCGTCTGATGCTGCAGCGGCTCCGCTCCTGACCAATGGCAGTGGCGGTGGAGCTGCTGCCCTGGCGGATCCCGCCCAGGTGGTCGACAATattgctggaggaggagcGGCTGCGCCACTGGGGGGTAACCCGGAGGTGAACAACACACAGTCCGATGGCTATATAGTCACTGGCGACGAGAAGGAGCTTGAAGAGCGGGTGCGCTCCTTGATCAACTGTTACGACCACGACTACCACCAACAGACCCTGCAACGGGGCGACTTCTGGGTCCTGCAGAACTACGTCCAGGCGGAGCACGGAGAAGTTAAGTGCCATGAGTCGATCACCTACACGACTCACGCCGACTACACCTTCCTGGACAACCTTGTGCCACTGCTGGAGCGCTGGAACGCCCCGGTGAGCATCGCCATGCATGCGCCCGGCACTGACTTCCAGCCTACTGTGGACTCGATCCGGTATTTGCGGGACTGTCTACCCAATAGCCACCTGGTGCGGGCCTACACCACCTTCCACATCTACTTCGGCACCAAGCACATCCCCAAATCGGTGCCCAAGCCTCATGACGTACTGAAGACGGGCTACAACTGCACGCTTCCGCCTCCGTACTTCAACGTCAGCTCTGGCCACCTTTACAAGGCTCAGAAGAAGCTTCTGTATCCGGTGAACGTGGGTCGCAATATTGCTCGCGATGCGGCTCTAACCCACTTTATCCTGGCCTCTGACATTGAGCTGTACCCGAACCCGGGGCTTGTGAAAAAGTTTCTTGAGATGATTGCCCGCAACGAGCAGTACTTGAGGCGCAAGGCTCCCAG AGTGTTTCCTCTGGCCATTTTCGAAGTGGAAGAGAACTCTCCAGTTCCTCATGACAAGACCGAACTGCAGGAGTTCCTTCGCACTGGCAAAGCCATACCCTTCCACAAACGCGTTTGTGCCAGTTGCCACGGTGTGCCAAAGTCCAAGGAATGGATGTCGGCCAATGAGACAGACGATCTCAGTGTGTTCCACATAG GCAAACGCACTGGATACTACGTGCACTGGGAGCCGATCTACATTGGCACACATGCTGATCCGCATTACGACGAACGGCTCAGCTGGGAGGGAAAGAGCGACAAGATGCCCCAG GGCTATGCGCTATGCGTTCTGGACTACGAATTCCACATACTAGACAACGCATTCCTGGTGCACAAGCCTGGCATCAAAGTGTTGAAGAAGGACAACCGACGGGCCATGCTGTCGGGCAAGACGAACCAACTGATCAGAAAGATCATCTATccagaactgaaaataatGTACGGCATGCGCAAGGGATGTGCGATATAG